Proteins encoded in a region of the Saccharothrix ecbatanensis genome:
- a CDS encoding SDR family NAD(P)-dependent oxidoreductase — protein sequence MKLADRVALVTGGSRGIGAAICKRLAADGATVAVNYRKGEDEAAKTVAQIEEAGGRAFAVRGDVSDYDDAGRLVQQVIEECGSLHVLVNNAGIAKDALIYSMEPGDWMEVMRVNFGGVFNCTKNVLPHFMARGDGVVVNVSSVMGERGWVGESNYAASKGAVNAFTRCCAMETARFGIRVNAVLPGFSPTELVAGLTGGDAGKGIKRQIPQRRFGGTEEIAEVVRFLAGPESSYMTGSFVTVDGGAMTALGLGRPTW from the coding sequence ATGAAGCTGGCAGACCGGGTCGCGTTGGTGACCGGTGGTTCGAGGGGCATCGGCGCGGCCATCTGCAAGAGGCTGGCCGCCGACGGCGCCACGGTCGCGGTCAACTACCGCAAGGGGGAGGACGAGGCGGCCAAGACGGTCGCGCAGATCGAGGAAGCGGGCGGGCGGGCGTTCGCGGTGCGCGGCGACGTGTCCGACTACGACGACGCCGGTCGGCTGGTGCAGCAGGTCATCGAGGAGTGCGGCAGCCTGCACGTGCTGGTCAACAACGCGGGCATCGCCAAGGACGCGTTGATCTACTCCATGGAGCCGGGCGACTGGATGGAGGTGATGCGGGTCAACTTCGGTGGCGTGTTCAACTGCACCAAGAACGTCCTGCCGCACTTCATGGCCCGTGGCGACGGCGTGGTGGTGAACGTGTCCTCGGTGATGGGGGAGCGCGGCTGGGTCGGCGAGTCCAACTACGCCGCGTCCAAGGGCGCGGTGAACGCGTTCACGCGCTGCTGCGCGATGGAGACCGCGCGGTTCGGCATCAGGGTCAACGCGGTCCTGCCGGGCTTCTCGCCGACCGAACTGGTGGCCGGGCTCACCGGCGGCGACGCGGGCAAGGGCATCAAGCGGCAGATCCCGCAGCGCCGCTTCGGCGGCACGGAGGAGATCGCCGAGGTCGTCCGGTTCCTGGCCGGTCCGGAGTCCAGCTACATGACCGGGTCGTTCGTGACCGTCGACGGTGGCGCGATGACCGCGCTCGGGTTGGGCAGGCCCACGTGGTAG
- a CDS encoding beta-ketoacyl-[acyl-carrier-protein] synthase family protein, giving the protein MTETETVRVAIVAVGAVTAHGPAAADLWAGAVAGRVAIRPVQHLPMDGLSTKIAGEVETVPDPRRRYPRPDGFTERALDLALAAADEALAGLPARLIDPDRFGVVLGTCNAGLLSGREWLRVDTEGGTPDPKLADLVTPQALAEALAADFGLRGPVLAVNTACASGANAIGMAADLVRTGRADAMLAGGTDALSDVVLAGFNSLESLSAEPAAPYSGNRSGLSLGEGSGLVLLVGAELAERLGLTCLAEVAGYGLSSDGYDATAPRPDGSGAANAIRDALRQGGIEPADVGYVNGHGTGTPKNDPAETKAIRLALGDAADGVLVSSTKSMVGHLLGAAGAVEGIVTAHAVAQGLAPPTAGYLTADPECDLDYLPNGAGSFDRPFALSNNFAFAGANAALLLARPGTSYTRPVRDTDDVVITGVSALTPAGHGIDAAAAAVLAGIPVGDAEHGMLLGRVAVDPEPYLTRKQRRRMDRLGVLSVISAADALRAAGIEPGTPQAAEVGVLFGTGTGPMEAMRKFVVPLLADGPAAADPGVFPNTVYNQAAGQVAMHLGLYGPTSTLSVGHATGAACVGYAADLIADRHVQAMVVTVTDTLTDEVVRAYDAQGALGGDDAFALAEGSVALVLESRASAAARGATVLGTVLGHGNASDASRSRRWDARGRGMERAMTAALADAGLAPTQIEQVWLAAAGLTAADRPESLAVDRLFGPAGPARHAPKRVLGEPMGVGPALSLALAVHGSGGPVLVNGSSLGGTHHCLVAGRNKE; this is encoded by the coding sequence GCGTTGGACCTGGCACTGGCCGCGGCCGATGAGGCGCTGGCCGGTCTGCCCGCCCGGCTGATCGACCCGGACCGGTTCGGGGTCGTGCTCGGCACCTGCAACGCGGGCCTGCTGTCCGGCCGGGAATGGCTTCGCGTCGACACCGAGGGCGGCACCCCCGACCCGAAGCTGGCCGACCTGGTCACCCCCCAGGCCCTCGCCGAGGCGCTGGCCGCCGACTTCGGGCTGCGCGGTCCCGTGCTGGCGGTCAACACCGCGTGCGCGTCCGGCGCCAACGCCATCGGCATGGCCGCGGACCTGGTCCGCACCGGCCGTGCGGACGCCATGCTGGCCGGCGGCACCGACGCGTTGTCCGATGTGGTGCTGGCCGGGTTCAACTCGCTGGAGTCGCTCTCAGCCGAGCCCGCCGCGCCCTACTCGGGCAACCGGTCCGGGCTCTCCCTCGGTGAAGGCAGCGGGCTGGTCCTCCTGGTCGGCGCCGAGTTGGCAGAACGGCTCGGCCTGACCTGCCTGGCCGAGGTCGCCGGATACGGCTTGTCCTCGGACGGCTACGACGCCACCGCGCCCCGGCCGGACGGCTCCGGTGCGGCCAACGCCATCCGGGACGCGCTGCGGCAGGGCGGCATCGAGCCCGCCGACGTCGGCTACGTCAACGGACACGGCACCGGCACCCCGAAGAACGACCCGGCCGAGACCAAGGCGATCCGGCTCGCGCTCGGCGACGCCGCTGACGGTGTGCTGGTCAGCAGCACCAAGTCGATGGTCGGGCACCTGCTCGGCGCGGCGGGTGCGGTCGAGGGGATCGTCACCGCGCACGCGGTCGCCCAAGGGCTGGCGCCACCGACCGCCGGCTACCTGACCGCCGACCCGGAGTGCGACCTGGACTACCTGCCGAACGGGGCCGGCTCGTTCGACCGGCCGTTCGCGCTGAGCAACAACTTCGCCTTCGCCGGGGCCAACGCGGCCCTGCTGCTGGCCAGGCCGGGCACCTCGTACACCCGTCCGGTCCGGGACACCGACGACGTGGTGATCACCGGCGTGTCCGCGCTGACCCCGGCGGGGCACGGCATCGACGCCGCGGCGGCGGCTGTGCTGGCGGGCATCCCGGTCGGCGACGCCGAACACGGGATGCTGCTCGGCCGGGTGGCGGTCGATCCAGAGCCTTACCTCACCCGCAAACAGCGCCGCAGGATGGACCGGCTCGGCGTGCTCAGCGTGATCTCGGCTGCCGACGCGCTCCGGGCCGCCGGGATCGAACCGGGTACGCCGCAGGCCGCCGAGGTCGGCGTGCTGTTCGGCACCGGGACCGGGCCGATGGAGGCCATGCGGAAGTTCGTCGTGCCGCTGCTGGCCGACGGGCCCGCCGCGGCCGATCCCGGCGTCTTCCCCAACACCGTCTACAACCAGGCGGCGGGCCAGGTCGCGATGCACCTGGGCCTGTACGGGCCGACCTCGACTCTGTCGGTCGGGCACGCCACCGGCGCGGCCTGCGTCGGCTACGCGGCCGACCTGATCGCGGATCGACACGTCCAGGCCATGGTGGTGACCGTGACCGACACGCTGACCGACGAGGTGGTCCGCGCTTACGACGCCCAGGGCGCCTTGGGCGGGGATGACGCCTTCGCGCTCGCCGAGGGCAGCGTCGCGCTCGTGCTGGAGAGCCGCGCGTCCGCTGCCGCCCGTGGCGCCACGGTGCTCGGCACGGTCCTCGGACACGGCAACGCCTCCGACGCGAGCCGCAGCAGGCGCTGGGACGCGCGTGGCCGCGGCATGGAGCGGGCGATGACCGCCGCGCTGGCCGACGCGGGCCTCGCCCCGACGCAGATCGAGCAGGTGTGGTTGGCCGCCGCCGGGCTCACCGCGGCCGACCGGCCGGAGTCGCTCGCCGTCGACCGGCTGTTCGGACCCGCCGGCCCGGCCCGGCACGCCCCCAAGCGAGTGCTCGGCGAACCCATGGGCGTCGGGCCCGCGCTGTCCCTCGCGCTCGCCGTGCACGGCAGCGGTGGCCCGGTGCTCGTCAACGGCTCGTCGCTGGGTGGCACGCACCATTGCCTGGTAGCAGGAAGGAACAAGGAATGA